Within the Macadamia integrifolia cultivar HAES 741 unplaced genomic scaffold, SCU_Mint_v3 scaffold1675, whole genome shotgun sequence genome, the region gggtctaAGTATAATTTAGTGAAAGAGAGGGAGTGATCTTAttattgtggcattctctagggggtggcccagtaaatttccctaaaattaatggttccttACTATACACAGTGAGACCAAAAATTTCGCTAAgctcataatcaaatctcaTGTGTGTGGGTTAGggacatataattttaattgatttcGAACAAAAATAAGTAGAATTAGGTATCTCCAATCCACAAAACTGCGTAATATAAACGGATGCGCATGGGTCCCACATAGGAACCCTATTGGTACTTTAAGTGGCATGTTGAGGTACTGTAAGTGTATGATATGCAGTGCGAGGTGCTTTCCCTTTATAAGGCTTTCcaaaaatttaattatattgtccaaaaaaaataaaaattacatccttTAAAAAGTTCTACTACATCAATCTACAAGTAGGGAGAACCAAACTTTACATCATGCAAGAAGACTACCTCTAACGTACATAAATGAATATGCCCAATCATGATCATGATCTCCAAcctagagaaaaaaataaataaatatgcatGGGTTCATGGGTGGAGATCAACCTACAAATGGAGTGAATCTCAAGTCAAAACCACCGTGGGAGGGTATGATGATTTGCCAATACGTTCACATATACATGCTAAAACACATTTCAAAGCAATAATATATCTGGCTTAATAACGCGAAGGTCGCATGTTCGAGTCATGCCAATAATCACAATAATGTAAAGCAAACAACATAAATATGTATCATCATAATCCATCAATAGTAATATGATAAATAGCAaataatcattaaaaaaattaaacatgtAAAATCATATTTCAAGACCACCGCCATTGCGTCCAGAATGATCCAAAACACTTAAACGCATGAAGACAAACTCTAACTCTCTACAGAGATGCGTTAATTTGAATCGGAACACAAATTTTAAAACAATATTCTGAAACGGTTCCCCTAGAACTGTTCTAGAACAAGTTTTAAAACaggtttttcatattttcttttaatttaagcCTATAACATAAGCCCATAACATAAGCCCATgctaattttttaagttaagcCCATGTATGGTTTTAACTTAAAAACCCATATATGAAAAAAAGGGACTCAGGATCGGGAAGGATAAACTTCAAGCTGCGAGGGAAGCTAGAGGGCAAAGAATTTGCCTTTTCCTAGTTTTGATTTCGGAAAAGTTTACAGTTTCTTCTTTTAGAAGTTGAAAGAAGTAAATTGGATCTTGAGAataaaaagacaaataaaattcaatataagCAGAAGAAATATCTAATAGATTCTCTAGTATAGCAAGCTGATCTTTACACTTTTTAATAGCAAGCAtaatacataaaaataaaagtttaagaaaaagaaaacataactTACATGGAGGGTCTTTAATTACAGAAAAGCACACAGATACTTGCACACATCACACAGACTTTACTTTCTCTTTTTACAAACATTCTCTGAATATGAGAAAGCAAAAACTCTCACAAACTCTACTTCTCTATACAAGACTCCTCATTAAGTTATTCCATCTTCAATACGTAGCAGAATGACAGATTTGGTTACGGTTTTTTCTTAAAGGAGGTTGTTTTTcttaaataataattataaaaataaactcATCAATTCACGGTGAAAAGACCCTGCAACCACCAATTCCCCACAAAAAAACTTAATTGCTTTATCACGGTCAAGGACCAAGGCATACACTTTGCAGCATAAAACTGAAGCGAGGGGTTTTAAGGATCAAGCAGCAGTGGCCGTCGGCAGCACCTCttattgctgctgctgcttctttcGCATGCTTGCAGGGAGGGAGGGGGGTTCAAGGGTTTGATATGGCACAACCGTAGCCAAAACGGGACGAGACGCGACATTGTGCAATAATTCGTTCTGCAACCAAAACCTCAGCTCTGATATCAATGTTAAACAGAAAGTAATCGGGTATCGGGGAATACCTCAGTATAACTTTTTTTGCAGCGGAATGGATCGGGTTGAACCACGCGTCGATCCGCATGAACAACGACGAACGAAAGGTTGCAGCGATCTCGCTAGGCAATATTCTACCCTCTAAATCTAAGGATTACAATgaagatccttggagacacccactctcaattgggagagatagaagataatagggagaaagagataaggtcaaaaccctaattggctttgtggccaaaaccctattatttatagagaattggttAGCTAGGATTcccaatcctagtgggtctatgattaccctAAGTGGGCGACCCATGTAGGAATCAGATTGGAACTCAGTccgacccatattaattaacaattaatatttcaaaaaaaataaaaataaaaataaagataccTTAATTAATCCTTTGTAATAATCTAATAAATCTCTCTGAGAAAGATTACAAAAGCAACAAGATATCAAGAAATTATCATTTGTTTCATTCCTAAGAAAAAATTATCCACTTTTGCGTACattatgaatgaaaataagaaaagttcTTAAAAAACAAAGTAATTCATCGAATAAATACTCATCTTTGTAGAATCACAGAAAATCTCACATCGTCTGGGGATGTGATATGAAATGCACATATGATGCGACCTCCCTTATATGGTAAGACACATTTTAAGACGGTTAGATCCATCTGTCATAGTAAAGAATCTATATCGTGCTTTGTGTTTTGACCAGTCATATGGCACTTCAGTCTCCATCAGaaggaataatttttttttttttttgggtatgacAGGATGGAATAAGTTGAGAACAGgtttgaaacaaataaaaatgattGATGTTCATATATTTTTGATTTATGTGATATTTACATCCTAacataaatataataattacAGGCCCCAAAGAGCATCTTTGATCTCTAACATCTAAGCTCCAAACCAAACATAATCTAATATGGTCTATACAGACAAATGGATGCATGAACAAATGGGGTAACTAGTAGAGCTATGGTATATTTAATTATGTCTTCTATATATTATTAACTATTAATTCAATCTAGATAAAAACAATATTATCATAATCTTCAAACTTCATCTCCTCTAAACTTGAAGCTTCTTGGTTCCCAAAGTTGTTGTCTTCCAAACCCATATTGAGTAGAAATCCATACTGATCATCACCTCTTATTCTAGACTGAATCTCAAAGAAGGGTTTGTTGCTCTCTTGATCTTGCTGTGGAGAAATATTGGCATTGAAAACTGCTAAATTTAGTAGACTGTTGTGGCCTGCAGCTTCATGATGTAGGAGTTCATGAGGAAATGAGTTGGTTTGGTGGGACCCATATGAGAGATGTGGTTGGTTATAAGTAGAGTGAGATGATGAGGATAAATTTGGAGGAGAGACTCCTCCATTTGATGTTTCATATTCATTTTCCAGCTGGTTGGAGCTCTCCCTGCGCTCTGATGCCCTACTTTTGTTAAAGACTCTGCAAAGCACCCAATCTTCCTGCATGCCAATGAGTACAGCCATGAACATGTAAGGATATTGTCATAGCTTAGAGCCTCGGATaatccatctctttctctctctaggcCCGGTGCAATCTATTAAAGTCCTTCTAGATTGAATGGTGATGAGATTCTCATCGACAACTCTGAACTCATCTGATTATGATGGAACTCAATTATCTAAGGATGAAAGTTTGGTCCATTAAGCCCAAGCCttcttggaaaaataaaatctggCCAACTTGGACTAACTGAGCCCGAaaaggttgaactggaccagtcGGAGCTCTAATCATAGCCATACACATGGTGCCCACCTAGTAAAGTCCTTTTAGTTTGAATGATGATGAAATTCTCATCAACAACTCTGAACTCATCCGATTATGACGGAACTTAATTATTTAAGAAACCCAAACTCTTCGGAAAAATAAATTTGGGACAGCTTGTAATAACTGAGCCCACAAGGGTTGAACCAAACCAGTTGGAGCTTTAATCATAGCCATGCACATGGCTGTCACAGGAGGGTCCTTAAGAAAATTATTGCAACAACTGGGAACTATCATGTCGGACTTTTTCAGTGACATGGGGTCTCTCGTATTTGAATGCATGTTTCACTTAATTCCAAATAGACCAATAAATCAGAACTGACACGGGCGAGGCGGGTCAAAAGTGAGAGGCTGCCACTAGTAATTGTTATAAGTTCGAACGGATTAGGGTCCGGTTTTGAATCatgaacaaatttttttttttttttttttggggtgggggtggggtggggtggggtggggtgtgggtgggggaggggagaaaggagaggagagTTAATACTAAACCAAACACCAATAATGGTGGGACATCACCATtgatgaagagattttctcttcaccaaaTCAATTTGCTTCCATGATCAATTATCATGGGTGTCATGATTCTTCTTAGTGGATGGGGATTTTTTCCTAAACATTGATCGCCCAGGTCTTTTCCATAGTTATTTGGACGATTGACATGTGTTCAAACGGTGATCTAACAATTTTCAGTGTAGTGCCTCTGTTCTGATCAATAGAAGCACAATCGTTGGATCACCGCTTGGACATGTGTCAATTGCCCAAGTAGTTATGGGCTGACCTGGGCGATTAGCTTTCAGGAGAAGAGCTGAATCCCTTCTTATTATTCTGGTTTTAGAAACCAAGGGCCTAGACCACATTAATAACCTTATTCCAAATAGGGTTAAAGCTACAGATCTAGATCCTTTCCAAGTTTCCCACCCCTCCAACTCCTCCAGTGTGCATCCGACAGTTGGGGGACCTACTTGCACCTGGATTCTTCTACTCTCTAATGGCTTGGGCATCTAACTACTCTCCAACCACTTTCCCAGCCGTTGGATGAGTTTGGACATACATCCCCAAATGTTGTCAGATGTTGAGATGCATATCCAAGCCCATCCAACAGTTGGGACGATGGTTAATTGGAGGATAGTTGGCCGTCTaagttgttggagaggatcccaatcccccaCACCGCAAGCCCTCCCAGCCATGAGATGCACACCATTATAGCTAGGTTATAGTGTTAATTTCCCAATAGAGAAGACATGCAGACTAGTGCTTTATTTTATGGGTGCATGAATGTGAGAGAGTGTTGGTGGTAGCAGACCTTGGGAGGCATAAAAGGGTTCTGGAGACGAAACTCATGCATGATCCAACCAGTCTTGATCCCATTTGGTGCTCTGTTACGGTAAAAAACCAAAGTCTTCCTCATACCCACAATTGCACGGGAGTTGGGCTCATATATCGGACGATCTTTACCGGTAGCCTTCCAGTATCCTGAAATCGTCGCTCGGTTGGTTCGCAGGCCGGAGGCGTATTTACGGTCCCGGAAACTGAAGAAGTACCATTCATTGGCACCAAGCTTGGCCACATCTGGAACAAATAATCACACATAACTATTAGTACAAGGGTGGCTGTAATAACTCAAGATGTCAATTCTGCAGTGACTCATAAGCGAGTGTTGGAGCATCAAGTGACAAGTCAACTCCATATTTCATGGTTTGACACTTGGAATTGTTTAGCTTAGGGAGGtgaagaataatggatcaagtTCCATTACAAGAACCATTCTAGTATGATTTGACCACATGATCTCGTCTGTGTGGATCAGTCCTGCACGAGAAGATTTCTCCTACGAGGACTTAAAAAAGAATAGGGGAAGACACTGAAGATAGTTAGCACATTGTAAAACTTGGAAATAACCTTTTCTATGaagt harbors:
- the LOC122064516 gene encoding protein CUP-SHAPED COTYLEDON 3-like gives rise to the protein MSLRDIEATLPAGFRFYPSDQELVCHYLFKKIANERVSKGTMVEVDLHTCEPWQLPDVAKLGANEWYFFSFRDRKYASGLRTNRATISGYWKATGKDRPIYEPNSRAIVGMRKTLVFYRNRAPNGIKTGWIMHEFRLQNPFMPPKEDWVLCRVFNKSRASERRESSNQLENEYETSNGGVSPPNLSSSSHSTYNQPHLSYGSHQTNSFPHELLHHEAAGHNSLLNLAVFNANISPQQDQESNKPFFEIQSRIRGDDQYGFLLNMGLEDNNFGNQEASSLEEMKFEDYDNIVFI